The following proteins come from a genomic window of Trypanosoma brucei gambiense DAL972 chromosome 1, complete sequence:
- a CDS encoding expression site-associated gene (ESAG) protein,putative, with translation MKVTIAELVVLLFSVICIDGREESECTLITDYHGDAPLSESVCYLTCLSDALNNLYSDGEKRLFVNEEVYANAFRILDDMEEKTAESVRYLSIISSVVMVEKNNRLEKLISHGNAMGDLVAKAGGLFAEVNESVRAVRKEIPGALIKVNKYYTAIAEVTRTVWDDVKAVESGKHECKDQEFRGVKEFEVTCGDNACPLRDGVSEGALKHYKNGLLEINVMTKSGKVSECLNLPRNNLYKSGAVNNSNKVLVWRDDADTVTHFLLKLKIRDIFSTLIAPFAAGQPPSVLAEMMANITLLYFRFSEVHRSFTSLLLDTNSIDNVKSTNSTI, from the coding sequence ATGAAAGTTACGATAGCGGAATtggttgttttgttattttctgtaATTTGTATTGatgggagggaggaaagtgaGTGTACGTTGATAACAGATTATCACGGTGACGCACCTTTAAGTGAGTCCGTATGTTATCTCACTTGTCTTTCAGATGCATTAAACAACTTATACAGCGATGGTGAGAAGAGGCTGTTTGTGAATGAGGAAGTGTACGCAAATGCATTTCGTATATTGGATgatatggaagaaaaaacagctgAAAGTGTTAGATATTTGAGTATTATTAGCAGTGTTGTGATGgtagagaaaaataataggTTGGAAAAGCTTATATCTCATGGAAATGCAATGGGAGACCTTGTGGCTAAGGCAGGTGGATTATTTGCTGAGGTTAATGAAAGTGTGAGGgcagtgaggaaagaaataccTGGTGCCCTCATAAAAGTGAATAAATATTATACGGCTATTGCTGAGGTCACAAGGACTGTGTGGGATGATGTTAAAGCTGTGGAAAGTGGAAAGCACGAATGTAAAGATCAAGAGTTTAGAGGTGTTAAAGAGTTTGAAGTTACATGTGGAGATAACGCATGTCCGCTGAGAGATGGTGTGAGTGAGGGCGCCCTCAAACATTATAAGAATGGGCTTCTTGAAATAAACGTGATGACAAAGTCCGGTAAGGTGAGTGAATGCCTCAACTTACCGCGGAATAACCTGTATAAGAGTGGTGCGGTAAACAATTCAAACAAAGTACTGGTTTGGCGTGATGATGCTGACACTGTCACTCACTTTCTACTCAAACTGAAAATACGGGACATCTTTAGCACCCTCATCGCACCTTTTGCCGCTGGACAACCGCCTTCAGTACTTGCCGAAATGATGGCCAATatcactttactttactttcgtTTCAGCGAAGTCCACAGGAGTTTCACTTCGTTGCTGCTCGACACGAATAGCATTGATAATGTGAAAAGCACTAATTCTACCATCTGA